In Chitinophaga sp. HK235, a single window of DNA contains:
- a CDS encoding thiamine phosphate synthase codes for MINKLHYISQQTATGSHTDNILAACDAGCQWIQLRIKNETHENILPVAIAAKKICDQYQASLIINDYPHIAVAVDAAGVHVGQKDMTVAEARAIVGADKIVGGTANTLEDILVHVKNGASYIGLGPFRFTTTKQNLSPILGLEGYHTILQSLRQQQIHIPIVAIGGILTDDIPAILQTGIHGIAVSGLITQTAARQPLVQHIYELLNQQ; via the coding sequence ATGATCAACAAACTGCATTATATCTCACAACAAACAGCTACCGGCAGTCATACCGACAATATCCTGGCAGCCTGCGATGCCGGCTGTCAATGGATACAGCTGCGTATCAAAAATGAAACGCACGAAAACATATTGCCGGTAGCCATCGCCGCTAAAAAAATATGTGATCAATACCAGGCATCACTGATCATCAACGACTACCCGCATATCGCGGTAGCGGTGGATGCCGCCGGTGTCCATGTAGGCCAGAAAGATATGACCGTGGCCGAAGCCAGGGCCATAGTAGGAGCTGATAAAATCGTAGGTGGTACGGCCAACACCCTCGAAGATATACTGGTACACGTTAAAAACGGCGCCAGTTACATCGGGTTGGGTCCCTTCCGCTTCACCACCACCAAACAAAATCTCAGCCCTATACTCGGACTGGAAGGATACCATACTATCCTGCAATCACTCCGTCAGCAACAGATACATATCCCCATTGTTGCTATTGGAGGTATCCTGACCGATGATATACCGGCCATTCTGCAAACAGGTATACACGGCATTGCCGTAAGTGGCCTGATTACACAAACAGCAGCACGGCAGCCGCTGGTGCAGCATATTTATGAACTTTTAAATCAGCAATGA
- a CDS encoding thiazole synthase, whose translation MIQPLTIAGKTFTSRLFTGTGKFASAAVMEETLLASGTQLVTVALKRVDIHHKTDDILPHLSHPHIQLLPNTSGVRTAREAVYAAQLAREALETNWVKLEIHPDPRYLMPDPVETLQAAAELVKLGFVVLPYVHADPVLCKRLEEVGTAAVMPLGAPIGSNKGLCTADFLEIIIAQSNVPVIVDAGIGAPSQAARAMEMGADAVLVNTALAVAKEPVKMATAFKAAVEAGRMAYEAGLAPVNARAVASSPLVAFLDEV comes from the coding sequence ATGATACAACCATTGACCATTGCGGGTAAAACCTTCACCTCCCGCCTGTTTACAGGTACCGGCAAATTTGCGTCCGCTGCGGTGATGGAAGAAACCTTGCTGGCCTCCGGCACTCAGCTGGTGACCGTAGCTCTCAAACGGGTAGATATACATCATAAAACAGACGATATACTTCCGCATCTGTCACATCCGCATATACAGCTGTTACCCAATACCTCCGGTGTGCGCACGGCCCGGGAAGCCGTATATGCCGCCCAGCTGGCCCGGGAAGCCCTTGAGACCAACTGGGTGAAGCTGGAAATACATCCCGATCCCCGCTATCTGATGCCCGACCCTGTAGAAACCCTGCAGGCTGCGGCCGAACTGGTGAAGCTGGGGTTTGTCGTATTGCCTTATGTTCATGCTGATCCGGTACTGTGCAAACGCCTCGAGGAAGTGGGCACCGCCGCAGTGATGCCCCTGGGCGCTCCCATCGGCAGTAATAAAGGATTATGTACGGCCGATTTTCTTGAGATTATCATTGCACAAAGCAATGTGCCAGTGATAGTAGATGCCGGCATCGGCGCTCCCTCACAGGCCGCCAGGGCTATGGAAATGGGAGCAGACGCAGTGCTGGTCAACACCGCGCTGGCCGTAGCTAAAGAACCCGTGAAAATGGCCACTGCCTTTAAAGCAGCTGTAGAGGCCGGCCGCATGGCTTATGAAGCAGGACTGGCACCCGTCAATGCCCGGGCTGTAGCCTCCAGCCCGCTGGTGGCCTTCCTCGATGAAGTATAA